From the Candidatus Blochmannia vicinus genome, the window ATCCGGAAAAAGCACGTTGTTACATTTACTTGGAGGATTAGATAAGCCAACTGAAGGTAAGATATTTTTTGAGGGGTATGCATTACATACATTATCTGATAATGTACTTGCTATGATACGCAATAAACGTTTAGGTTTTATTTATCAATTTCATCATTTATTATTAGATTTTAATATTTTAGAAAATGTAGCAATGCCATTGTTGATTGGAGGTGCTGGATTCAGTCAAGCAAAAAATAAAGCACGGTGTGTATTAAAGTTAGTTGGTTTAGAAAATCGTATTCATTTTTTTCCGAATGAGTTATCTGGAGGGGAAAGTCAGAGAGTAGCTGTGGCTCGGGCTATAATAAATAATCCAGCTTTAGTATTGGCTGATGAACCAACTGGAAATTTAGACGAAAAAAATTCGAGTAATATTTTTCAATTAATAAAAACATTAAATATTTAT encodes:
- a CDS encoding ATP-binding cassette domain-containing protein — encoded protein: MADIPLLYCTQLTKYYRRANFVIKVLNRITLSIQPNEIIAVVGISGSGKSTLLHLLGGLDKPTEGKIFFEGYALHTLSDNVLAMIRNKRLGFIYQFHHLLLDFNILENVAMPLLIGGAGFSQAKNKARCVLKLVGLENRIHFFPNELSGGESQRVAVARAIINNPALVLADEPTGNLDEKNSSNIFQLIKTLNIYYGTTFLIATHDLVLAKQCHRILTISDGQIILT